The following coding sequences are from one Streptomyces sp. NBC_01232 window:
- a CDS encoding 3-hydroxybutyryl-CoA dehydrogenase — protein MSCERHEVTDLPSDITRVGVVGCGQMGAGIAEVCARSGLEVKVAETTGEALEIGRTRLHNSLTKAAERGKITEEERDATLARLTFTTDLGEFADRDLVIEAVVENEQVKTEIFQVLDQVITRPDAILASNTSSIPLVKLAVATSRPDQVIGIHFFNPAPVQKLVELIPALTTGEDTVKRAEALVRDVLGKHAVRAQDRSGFVVNALLVPYLLSAIRMFESGIASREDIDNGMELGCAHPMGPLKLSDLIGLDTIASIADSMYAEYKEPLYAAPPLLQRMVDAGRLGRKTGAGFYPYG, from the coding sequence ATGAGCTGCGAAAGGCACGAAGTGACTGACCTCCCTTCCGACATCACACGGGTCGGCGTAGTGGGCTGTGGCCAGATGGGCGCGGGTATCGCCGAGGTGTGCGCCCGCAGTGGCCTTGAGGTCAAGGTCGCCGAGACCACCGGCGAAGCCCTGGAGATCGGCCGTACCCGGCTGCACAACTCCCTGACCAAGGCCGCCGAACGCGGCAAGATCACCGAAGAGGAGCGGGACGCCACCCTGGCCCGCCTCACCTTCACCACCGACCTCGGCGAGTTCGCCGACCGTGACCTCGTCATCGAGGCGGTCGTCGAGAACGAGCAGGTCAAGACGGAGATCTTCCAGGTCCTCGACCAGGTGATCACCCGCCCGGACGCGATCCTGGCGTCCAACACCTCCTCGATCCCGCTGGTCAAGCTGGCCGTCGCGACCTCGCGGCCGGACCAGGTGATCGGCATCCACTTCTTCAACCCGGCCCCGGTGCAGAAGCTCGTCGAGCTGATCCCGGCGCTGACCACGGGCGAGGACACCGTCAAGCGGGCCGAGGCCCTGGTGCGGGACGTGCTGGGCAAGCACGCGGTCCGCGCCCAGGACCGGTCCGGGTTCGTCGTCAACGCACTCCTGGTCCCCTACCTGCTGTCCGCGATCCGGATGTTCGAGTCGGGCATCGCCAGCCGCGAGGACATCGACAACGGCATGGAGCTGGGCTGCGCCCACCCGATGGGCCCGCTCAAGCTGTCCGACCTGATCGGCCTGGACACCATCGCGTCGATCGCCGACTCGATGTACGCCGAGTACAAGGAGCCGCTGTACGCCGCTCCGCCGCTGCTCCAGCGCATGGTCGACGCCGGCCGCCTGGGCCGCAAGACGGGCGCGGGCTTCTACCCGTACGGCTGA
- a CDS encoding NUDIX hydrolase, with amino-acid sequence MNLSEQTVYKNRWFDVNLADVELPDGRHLDHFVIRLRPVAVATAVNEANEVLLLWRHRFITDSWGWELPAGVVEDGEDIAVAAAREMEEESGWRPGPLHHLMTVEPSNGLTDARHHLYWADGATRIGHPEDDFESSRREWVPLKLVPDMIARGEIPAANMAAGLLLLHHLRLGRP; translated from the coding sequence ATGAACCTGAGTGAGCAGACCGTGTACAAGAACCGTTGGTTCGACGTGAATCTCGCCGATGTGGAACTCCCCGACGGCCGGCACCTGGACCACTTCGTGATCCGGCTGCGTCCGGTCGCCGTCGCCACGGCCGTCAACGAGGCCAACGAGGTGCTGCTGCTGTGGCGGCACCGCTTCATCACCGACAGCTGGGGCTGGGAACTGCCCGCCGGGGTGGTCGAGGACGGCGAGGACATCGCGGTCGCGGCGGCCCGCGAGATGGAGGAGGAGTCGGGCTGGCGGCCCGGTCCGCTCCACCACCTGATGACCGTCGAGCCGTCCAACGGACTGACCGACGCCCGCCACCACCTCTACTGGGCGGACGGGGCCACCCGCATCGGCCATCCCGAGGACGACTTCGAGTCCTCGCGCCGGGAGTGGGTGCCCCTCAAGCTCGTGCCGGACATGATCGCCCGGGGAGAGATCCCGGCCGCCAACATGGCGGCCGGGCTGCTCCTGCTGCACCACCTGCGGCTCGGCCGGCCGTAG
- a CDS encoding transcriptional regulator — MQPNVLLDALLAEAGMSHAGLAAYVNQAGRTRGLALRYEHTAVARWLKGQRPRGQVPDLICEVLGGRLRRPLGLDDIGLGAADQPVPLHASPLSGFVDRAAALWRSDGQARPQLLAAEAVTGTPAVIPVWEWENPPEDADVSREGPNPIGPEHIEVLKSARAHYELMYRRAGGMATRDRIVRFLGSETAPMLRGSYSDDLGRRLHRATGSLVAVAGICAYDSDAHGLAQRYFHQALRLAKASGDRGLGAYVIALIVNQSLHLREYRQAVAFAEAALRAAGRHTTPALAADLYAMQAKAYAQLGDTQAALACIRRAEAAAARIRPGSEPDETGYVQPGLVNVQVAEALLSLGDLEAARVQAAAAVGTPAHDRGRVHRLAMLCEIQLRQGEADRAAASAAEMAERAKGMESLRLRDRLRAVREQLLTSGCTGAEETARLIDGALRVPL, encoded by the coding sequence ATGCAGCCCAATGTCCTGCTCGATGCCCTCCTCGCCGAGGCGGGCATGTCACACGCCGGACTCGCCGCGTACGTGAACCAGGCAGGCCGCACCCGCGGACTCGCCCTGCGCTACGAACACACCGCCGTGGCGCGGTGGTTGAAGGGCCAGCGGCCCCGGGGTCAGGTCCCCGACCTGATCTGCGAGGTGCTCGGCGGCCGGCTGAGGCGGCCCCTCGGGCTCGACGACATCGGGCTCGGCGCGGCGGACCAGCCCGTTCCGCTGCACGCCTCGCCGCTCAGCGGGTTCGTGGACCGGGCCGCCGCCCTGTGGCGGTCCGACGGCCAGGCCCGGCCCCAGCTGCTCGCGGCGGAGGCGGTCACCGGGACGCCCGCCGTGATCCCGGTGTGGGAGTGGGAGAACCCGCCCGAGGACGCCGACGTCTCCCGCGAGGGCCCGAACCCGATCGGTCCCGAGCACATCGAGGTCCTGAAGTCGGCCCGCGCCCACTACGAGCTGATGTACCGCCGGGCCGGAGGCATGGCTACGCGGGACCGGATCGTCCGCTTCCTGGGCAGCGAGACCGCGCCCATGCTGCGCGGGAGCTACTCCGACGACCTCGGCCGCAGGCTGCACCGGGCCACCGGATCGCTGGTGGCGGTGGCGGGGATCTGCGCCTACGACTCGGACGCCCACGGGCTGGCCCAGCGCTACTTCCACCAGGCCCTGCGCCTGGCCAAGGCGAGCGGGGACCGCGGGCTCGGGGCGTACGTGATCGCGCTGATCGTCAACCAGTCCCTGCACCTGCGGGAGTACCGCCAGGCCGTCGCCTTCGCCGAGGCCGCGCTGCGTGCGGCCGGGCGGCACACCACCCCGGCGCTGGCCGCGGACCTCTACGCCATGCAGGCCAAGGCCTATGCCCAACTCGGGGACACCCAGGCCGCACTGGCCTGCATCCGCAGGGCGGAGGCGGCCGCCGCGCGGATCCGCCCGGGCAGCGAGCCCGACGAGACCGGCTACGTACAGCCGGGGCTGGTCAATGTGCAGGTCGCCGAGGCGCTGCTCAGTCTGGGCGATCTGGAGGCCGCGCGGGTACAGGCGGCCGCCGCCGTCGGCACCCCCGCGCACGACCGCGGCCGGGTGCACCGGCTGGCGATGCTGTGCGAGATCCAGCTGCGTCAGGGGGAGGCGGACCGGGCCGCGGCCTCCGCGGCCGAGATGGCCGAGCGGGCCAAGGGCATGGAGTCGCTGCGGCTGCGCGACCGGCTGCGGGCGGTCCGCGAACAGCTTCTGACCAGCGGTTGTACGGGTGCGGAGGAGACCGCGAGGCTCATCGACGGGGCGCTGCGCGTTCCGCTGTGA
- the pheT gene encoding phenylalanine--tRNA ligase subunit beta, translating into MRVPLSWLREYVDLPAGETGRDVAAKLVDAGLEVETVEQLGGGLKGPLVVGQVLTIEELEGFRKPIRFCTVDVGQANGTGEPQEIVCGARNFAVGDKVVVVLPGAVLPGDFAIAARKTYGRTSHGMICSGDELGMGDDGTHGIIVLPHEHEVGTDAIELLQLVDEVLDIDITPDRGYCMSLRGVAREAATAYGLPLRDPALLDVPQPNSYGYPVKVDDPAGCDRFTARTVTGLDPDARSPIWLTRRLQKAGMRPISLAVDVTNYVMLELGQPLHAYDRSSIEGTIGVRRAEQGEELITLDGVKRKLDAEDLVITDNSGPIGLAGVMGGANTEIADSVSAPFDPSGSSAEVTGTTDVVIEAAHFDSVSISRTARRLKLSSEASKRFERGVDPQAAAAAAQRTVDLLVLLAGGTAEAGVTQFLAPGAPRTIAMGADHPDRVAGMEYGRETVVRRLQEIGCDVYGQDELVVTVPSWRPDLAEPNDLAEEVIRLEGYGNLPSTLPQVPSGRGLTARQQLHRRVGRALAGSGYVEALSYPFLGEGVFDQLQIPAHDVARQVVKLVNPISDEEPALRTTLLPGLLGALRRNDSRGSHDLALFETGSVFRAAAQPGVAVRLPVDRRPTDEEIATLNAALPAQPRYAAVVLAGAREQAGWWGKGRPADWADAVQAARALAVEAGTELVVRQGQYGPWHPGRCAELVVTIGGVEQVIGHAGELHPRVVKAMGLPARTSAMELDLDRLAAAGGEALQAPRISSFPVATQDVALIVDASVPASSVEAALRKGAGELLESLRLFDVFTGEQVGEGKKSLAYALRFRAADRTLTAEESTAARDAAVALAGERTGAVLRGA; encoded by the coding sequence ATGCGCGTCCCGCTTTCCTGGCTGCGGGAGTACGTCGATCTCCCCGCGGGTGAAACCGGCCGTGACGTGGCGGCCAAGCTGGTCGACGCCGGCCTCGAGGTCGAGACCGTCGAGCAGCTCGGCGGCGGCCTCAAGGGCCCGCTCGTCGTCGGCCAGGTGCTGACGATCGAGGAGCTCGAGGGCTTCCGCAAGCCGATCCGCTTCTGCACGGTCGACGTCGGTCAGGCCAACGGCACCGGCGAGCCGCAGGAGATCGTCTGCGGCGCCCGGAACTTCGCCGTCGGCGACAAGGTCGTCGTGGTGCTGCCCGGCGCGGTCCTGCCGGGCGACTTCGCGATCGCCGCGCGCAAGACCTACGGCCGCACCTCGCACGGCATGATCTGCTCCGGCGACGAGCTGGGCATGGGCGACGACGGCACGCACGGCATCATCGTGCTGCCGCACGAGCACGAGGTCGGCACCGACGCGATCGAGCTGCTCCAGCTCGTCGACGAGGTCCTCGACATCGACATCACCCCGGACCGCGGCTACTGCATGTCCCTGCGCGGTGTCGCCCGCGAGGCGGCCACCGCCTACGGCCTGCCGCTGCGCGACCCGGCGCTGCTCGACGTGCCCCAGCCGAACTCGTACGGCTACCCGGTCAAGGTCGACGACCCGGCCGGCTGCGACCGTTTCACCGCCCGCACGGTGACCGGACTCGACCCCGACGCGCGCTCCCCGATCTGGCTCACCCGCCGCCTGCAGAAGGCGGGCATGCGCCCGATCTCGCTCGCCGTGGACGTCACCAACTACGTGATGCTCGAGCTCGGCCAGCCGCTGCACGCCTACGACCGCTCCAGCATCGAGGGCACCATCGGTGTGCGCCGGGCCGAGCAGGGCGAAGAGCTGATCACCCTCGACGGGGTCAAGCGCAAGCTCGACGCCGAGGACCTGGTGATCACCGACAACAGCGGGCCGATCGGTCTCGCCGGTGTCATGGGCGGCGCCAACACCGAGATCGCCGACTCCGTCTCCGCGCCCTTCGATCCCTCCGGCTCGAGCGCGGAGGTCACGGGGACCACGGACGTCGTCATCGAGGCCGCGCACTTCGACTCCGTGTCGATCTCGCGCACCGCCCGCCGTCTGAAGCTCTCCTCCGAGGCGTCCAAGCGCTTCGAGCGGGGCGTCGACCCGCAGGCCGCCGCCGCGGCCGCGCAGCGGACCGTCGACCTGCTCGTGCTCCTCGCCGGCGGCACCGCCGAGGCGGGCGTCACCCAGTTCCTCGCCCCGGGCGCGCCGCGCACCATCGCGATGGGCGCGGACCACCCGGACCGGGTCGCGGGCATGGAGTACGGCCGCGAGACCGTCGTGCGCCGCCTCCAGGAGATCGGCTGCGATGTCTACGGCCAGGACGAGCTCGTCGTCACGGTCCCGTCGTGGCGGCCCGACCTCGCCGAGCCCAACGACCTCGCCGAAGAGGTCATCCGGCTGGAGGGCTACGGGAACCTCCCGTCGACCCTTCCGCAGGTGCCCTCCGGCCGCGGTCTGACCGCCCGGCAGCAGCTGCACCGCCGGGTCGGCCGTGCGCTGGCCGGCTCGGGCTACGTCGAGGCGCTCAGCTACCCGTTCCTCGGTGAGGGCGTCTTCGACCAGCTCCAGATCCCGGCGCACGACGTCGCCCGCCAGGTCGTCAAGCTGGTCAACCCGATCTCCGACGAGGAGCCGGCGCTGCGCACCACGCTGCTGCCGGGTCTGCTCGGCGCGCTGCGGCGCAACGACAGCCGGGGTAGCCACGACCTCGCGCTCTTCGAGACCGGTTCGGTCTTCCGTGCCGCCGCCCAGCCGGGTGTCGCCGTACGGCTGCCCGTCGACCGGCGTCCCACGGACGAGGAGATCGCCACCCTGAACGCGGCCCTGCCCGCGCAGCCGCGGTACGCCGCGGTCGTGCTGGCCGGTGCCCGCGAGCAGGCCGGCTGGTGGGGCAAGGGCCGCCCGGCCGACTGGGCGGACGCGGTCCAGGCCGCCCGCGCGCTCGCCGTCGAGGCCGGCACCGAGCTCGTCGTCCGCCAGGGCCAGTACGGTCCGTGGCACCCGGGCCGCTGCGCCGAGCTCGTCGTCACCATCGGCGGGGTCGAGCAGGTCATCGGCCACGCCGGTGAGCTGCACCCGCGCGTGGTCAAGGCGATGGGTCTGCCGGCCCGTACCAGCGCGATGGAGCTCGACCTCGACCGCCTCGCGGCGGCCGGTGGCGAGGCCCTCCAGGCACCCCGGATCTCCTCCTTCCCGGTGGCGACCCAGGACGTGGCGCTGATCGTCGACGCGTCGGTCCCGGCGTCCTCGGTGGAGGCCGCGCTGCGCAAGGGCGCGGGTGAACTCCTCGAATCGCTGCGGCTGTTCGACGTGTTCACCGGTGAGCAGGTCGGCGAGGGCAAGAAGTCCCTGGCCTACGCGCTGCGCTTCCGCGCGGCCGACCGGACGCTGACCGCCGAGGAGTCCACGGCCGCGCGCGACGCGGCGGTGGCCCTGGCGGGCGAGCGGACCGGGGCGGTGCTCCGGGGCGCGTAA
- the pheS gene encoding phenylalanine--tRNA ligase subunit alpha produces MSAPNKSYDPVEVEALKPEEIERMRDEALAAFASAGDLDALREAKTAHMGDRSPLALANREIGALPPQAKAEAGKRVGQARGAVNKAFGARTVELEAERDERVLVEEAVDVTLPYDRVPAGARHPLTTLMDRIADIFVAMGYEVAEGPEVEAEWFNFDALNFTPDHPARQMQDTFFVQGPEGTQGDESGVVLRTHTSPVQARSLLERKPPVYIVCPGRVYRTDELDATHTPVFHQVELLAVDEGLTMADLKGTMDHMVQELFGEGTTTRLRPHFFPFTEPSAEMDMQCYVCRGESVGNPDHPCRTCSSEGWIELGGCGMVNPKVLIACGVDPEKYSGFAFGFGIERMLMFRHNVEDMRDMVEGDVRFTRPFGSEI; encoded by the coding sequence ATGTCGGCACCGAACAAGTCGTACGACCCTGTCGAGGTCGAGGCACTGAAACCGGAAGAGATCGAGCGCATGCGGGACGAGGCGCTCGCCGCCTTCGCGTCCGCCGGCGACCTCGACGCGCTGCGGGAGGCGAAGACCGCGCACATGGGCGACCGCTCGCCCCTCGCGCTCGCCAACCGCGAGATCGGCGCGCTGCCCCCGCAGGCCAAGGCCGAGGCGGGCAAGCGCGTGGGCCAGGCCCGGGGCGCCGTGAACAAGGCCTTCGGGGCCCGCACGGTCGAGCTCGAGGCGGAGCGCGACGAGCGGGTGCTGGTCGAGGAGGCCGTGGACGTCACGCTGCCTTACGACCGCGTCCCCGCCGGCGCCCGGCACCCCCTGACCACGCTGATGGACCGCATCGCGGACATCTTCGTGGCCATGGGGTACGAGGTCGCCGAGGGTCCTGAGGTCGAGGCGGAGTGGTTCAACTTCGACGCCCTCAACTTCACGCCGGACCACCCGGCGCGCCAGATGCAGGACACCTTCTTCGTCCAGGGGCCCGAGGGCACCCAGGGCGACGAGTCCGGCGTCGTGCTGCGCACCCACACCTCCCCGGTGCAGGCGCGCTCGCTGCTGGAGCGCAAGCCGCCCGTCTACATCGTCTGCCCGGGCCGGGTTTACCGCACCGACGAGCTCGACGCGACGCACACCCCGGTCTTCCACCAGGTCGAGCTGCTCGCCGTGGACGAGGGCCTGACCATGGCGGACCTCAAGGGCACCATGGACCACATGGTCCAGGAGCTGTTCGGCGAGGGCACCACCACGCGCCTGCGCCCGCACTTCTTCCCCTTCACCGAGCCGTCCGCCGAGATGGACATGCAGTGCTACGTGTGCCGCGGCGAGTCGGTGGGCAACCCCGACCACCCGTGCCGTACCTGCTCCAGCGAGGGCTGGATCGAGCTCGGCGGCTGCGGCATGGTCAACCCCAAGGTGCTCATCGCCTGCGGTGTGGACCCCGAGAAGTACAGCGGGTTCGCCTTCGGGTTCGGCATCGAACGGATGCTGATGTTCCGCCATAACGTCGAAGACATGCGAGACATGGTCGAGGGTGACGTTCGCTTCACCCGGCCGTTCGGGAGTGAGATCTGA
- a CDS encoding sensor histidine kinase, with protein MTVGTNSSPGAGTTAGTPVLGGPCARTGGPDDGVAGHSGDGALPAPPGPPALASGALSAVPPQAAARGAVPGGGDAPGEGFGLGIDPDSLPDGLVVADDTGRVICFNRAAARMTATDPAQALGRRIDRALPLEDLEGRRWWALTDPYGGLATRRGQPERNLLLPGGREVLVSASYIRTHPTGPLRRLVVTLRGTEARRRTERSHAELIATVAHELRSPLTSVKGFTATLLAKWERFTDDQKRLMLETVDADANRVTRLIAELLDISRIDSGRLEVRRQPVDMATAVGRHVQALTANGQAPERFLVSVSHPLPDLWADPDKIDQILGNLLENAVRHGEGTVTIGVSPHEKGTAVTVSDEGPGIPEESMGRVFTRFWRGSKRGGTGLGLYIVKGIVEAHGGTITVGRGPGGGAEFRFILPVSAPAYLTQ; from the coding sequence ATGACCGTCGGTACGAACAGCTCACCGGGGGCCGGAACGACGGCCGGTACGCCGGTTCTCGGCGGCCCCTGCGCCCGCACGGGCGGGCCCGACGACGGCGTCGCCGGCCACTCCGGCGACGGCGCGCTCCCGGCGCCCCCCGGACCTCCCGCACTCGCCTCCGGCGCGCTGAGCGCCGTACCGCCGCAGGCCGCGGCCCGCGGGGCCGTCCCGGGCGGCGGCGACGCCCCCGGTGAGGGGTTCGGCCTCGGGATCGACCCCGACAGCCTGCCCGACGGGCTGGTCGTCGCAGACGACACCGGGCGGGTGATCTGCTTCAACCGGGCCGCGGCCCGGATGACGGCGACCGACCCCGCACAGGCGCTCGGCAGGCGCATCGACCGGGCACTCCCGCTGGAGGACCTCGAAGGCCGCCGCTGGTGGGCGCTGACCGACCCGTACGGGGGCCTCGCCACCCGCCGCGGACAGCCCGAGCGGAACCTGCTGCTCCCGGGCGGCCGCGAGGTGCTGGTCTCCGCCAGCTACATCCGTACGCACCCCACCGGCCCGCTGCGCCGCCTCGTGGTCACCCTGCGCGGTACCGAGGCCCGCCGCCGCACCGAGCGCAGTCACGCCGAGCTGATCGCCACGGTCGCGCACGAGCTGCGCTCCCCGCTGACCTCGGTCAAGGGGTTCACGGCCACCCTGCTCGCCAAGTGGGAGCGGTTCACGGACGACCAGAAGCGGCTGATGTTGGAGACCGTCGACGCCGACGCGAACCGCGTCACCCGCCTCATCGCCGAGCTGCTCGACATCTCCCGCATCGACTCCGGCCGTCTGGAGGTGCGCCGGCAGCCCGTCGACATGGCCACCGCCGTCGGCCGGCACGTACAGGCGCTCACCGCGAACGGGCAGGCCCCCGAGCGCTTCCTCGTGAGCGTCAGCCACCCGCTCCCCGATCTGTGGGCCGATCCGGACAAGATCGACCAGATCCTCGGCAACCTCCTCGAAAATGCGGTGCGCCACGGAGAAGGAACGGTCACCATCGGGGTGTCGCCACATGAGAAGGGAACCGCCGTCACCGTGTCCGACGAAGGCCCCGGGATCCCCGAGGAGTCGATGGGCCGCGTCTTCACCCGCTTCTGGCGGGGGAGCAAGCGCGGCGGCACCGGCCTGGGCCTGTACATCGTCAAGGGCATCGTGGAGGCCCACGGCGGGACCATCACGGTCGGCCGCGGCCCCGGCGGCGGCGCCGAGTTTCGATTTATCCTGCCCGTGAGCGCCCCCGCGTATCTCACGCAGTAG
- a CDS encoding TrmH family RNA methyltransferase: MGHPDELISPRSPRVAAARRLARRNFRTKERRFIAEGPQAVREAVEHRGPTGASTLIELFATVEAAERYSGIIEAALDAGARVHYASDEVLAEVSQTVTPQGLVGVCHFLDSPFEEILKAEPKLVAVLAHVRDPGNAGTVLRCADAAGADAVVLTDASVDLYNPKSVRASVGSLFHLPVAVGVPVEQAVEGLRAAGVRILAADGAGEDDLDAELDAGTMGGPSAWVFGNEAWGLPEETRALADAVVRVPIHGRAESLNLATAAAVCLYASARAQRAPGGCRSVTPS; this comes from the coding sequence ATGGGTCACCCCGACGAGCTGATCTCCCCCCGATCCCCGCGGGTGGCCGCCGCCAGGCGACTGGCGCGGCGCAACTTCCGCACCAAGGAGCGCCGCTTCATCGCCGAGGGCCCGCAGGCCGTCCGCGAGGCCGTGGAGCACCGCGGTCCCACGGGAGCGTCGACGCTGATCGAGCTGTTCGCCACCGTCGAGGCGGCCGAGCGCTACTCCGGGATCATCGAGGCCGCCCTGGACGCGGGCGCCCGCGTGCACTACGCCTCCGACGAGGTGCTCGCCGAGGTCTCGCAGACGGTCACCCCGCAGGGCCTGGTCGGTGTCTGCCACTTCCTGGACTCCCCGTTCGAGGAGATCCTCAAGGCCGAGCCCAAGCTGGTCGCCGTCCTCGCGCACGTCCGCGACCCCGGCAACGCCGGTACGGTGCTGCGCTGCGCGGACGCCGCCGGCGCCGACGCGGTGGTGCTGACCGACGCCTCCGTGGACCTCTACAACCCCAAGTCCGTACGGGCCTCCGTGGGCTCCCTCTTCCACCTCCCGGTCGCCGTCGGCGTTCCGGTGGAGCAGGCCGTCGAGGGGCTCCGGGCGGCCGGCGTACGGATCCTGGCGGCCGACGGCGCGGGCGAGGACGACCTCGACGCCGAGCTCGACGCGGGCACCATGGGCGGGCCTTCCGCCTGGGTCTTCGGCAACGAGGCCTGGGGTCTGCCCGAGGAGACCAGGGCCCTGGCGGACGCCGTCGTACGGGTCCCGATCCACGGCCGGGCGGAGAGTCTGAACCTCGCGACGGCCGCCGCCGTGTGCCTCTACGCGTCCGCGCGTGCACAGCGGGCGCCCGGAGGGTGCCGCTCTGTGACCCCCAGCTAG
- the rplT gene encoding 50S ribosomal protein L20, with the protein MARVKRAVNAHKKRRAILEAASGYRGQRSRLYRKAKEQVTHSLVYNFNDRKKRKGDFRQLWIQRINAAARQNGMTYNRLIQGLKAANIEVDRKILAELAVNDANAFAALVEVAQKALPADVNAPKAAA; encoded by the coding sequence GTGGCACGCGTCAAGCGGGCAGTAAACGCCCACAAGAAGCGCCGGGCGATCCTCGAGGCGGCCTCCGGCTACCGCGGTCAGCGTTCGCGCCTGTACCGCAAGGCCAAGGAGCAGGTCACCCACTCGCTGGTCTACAACTTCAACGACCGCAAGAAGCGCAAGGGCGACTTCCGTCAGCTGTGGATCCAGCGCATCAACGCCGCTGCCCGCCAGAACGGCATGACGTACAACCGCCTCATCCAGGGTCTGAAGGCCGCCAACATCGAGGTGGACCGCAAGATCCTCGCGGAGCTGGCCGTCAACGACGCCAACGCGTTCGCCGCGCTCGTCGAGGTCGCGCAGAAGGCGCTCCCGGCCGACGTCAACGCCCCCAAGGCCGCTGCCTAA
- the rpmI gene encoding 50S ribosomal protein L35 — translation MPKNKTHSGSKKRFKITGSGKVLRERAGKRHLLEHKSSRVTRRLTGTAEMAPGDAAKIKKLLGK, via the coding sequence ATGCCGAAGAACAAGACGCACAGCGGTTCCAAGAAGCGCTTCAAGATCACCGGCTCCGGCAAGGTGCTCCGTGAGCGCGCCGGCAAGCGCCACCTGCTCGAGCACAAGTCGTCCCGTGTCACCCGCCGCCTGACCGGCACCGCGGAGATGGCCCCCGGCGACGCCGCGAAGATCAAGAAGCTTCTCGGCAAGTGA
- the infC gene encoding translation initiation factor IF-3 produces MWCYRGGSISTEPRINDRIRVPEVRLVGPSGEQVGIVPLAKALELAQEYDLDLVEVAASARPPVCKLMDYGKFKYESAMKAREARKNQAHTVIKEMKLRPKIDPHDYDTKKGHVVRFLKQGDKVKITIMFRGREQSRPELGYRLLQRLASDVEDLGFIESNPKQDGRNMIMVLGPHKKKTEAMAEAREAQAARKAERQGVAHTEDEAPSEDAAVEVDDTTEVASAEVTEAAAEEAPADEANAEA; encoded by the coding sequence GTGTGGTGCTACCGAGGAGGATCCATCAGCACCGAGCCCCGCATCAACGACCGGATTCGCGTTCCCGAGGTACGGCTTGTCGGTCCCAGCGGCGAGCAGGTCGGCATCGTGCCGCTTGCCAAGGCGCTTGAGCTCGCGCAGGAGTACGACCTCGACCTGGTCGAGGTCGCGGCGTCCGCACGCCCGCCGGTCTGCAAGCTCATGGACTACGGCAAGTTCAAGTACGAGTCGGCCATGAAGGCCCGTGAGGCGCGCAAGAACCAGGCGCACACGGTCATCAAGGAAATGAAGCTCCGGCCGAAGATCGACCCGCACGACTATGACACCAAGAAGGGTCACGTCGTTCGGTTCCTCAAGCAGGGCGACAAGGTCAAGATCACGATCATGTTCCGTGGTCGCGAGCAGTCCCGGCCGGAACTCGGCTACCGACTGCTGCAGCGTCTCGCTTCGGACGTCGAGGACCTCGGGTTCATCGAGTCGAACCCGAAGCAGGACGGCCGAAACATGATCATGGTCCTCGGTCCGCACAAGAAGAAGACCGAGGCGATGGCCGAAGCCCGCGAGGCGCAGGCCGCCCGCAAGGCGGAGCGCCAGGGTGTCGCCCACACCGAAGACGAGGCTCCTTCCGAGGACGCCGCCGTCGAGGTCGATGACACCACCGAGGTCGCCTCTGCCGAGGTCACCGAGGCCGCTGCCGAAGAGGCGCCGGCCGACGAGGCGAACGCCGAGGCCTGA
- a CDS encoding DUF1844 domain-containing protein, translating into MTDATPPTDPAADGAPDYDTMTRDIADVPAVEVITTVAVHLLSAAAVNLGLDKPDSEHKDLDEARKLITALAGLVTASATEISSFHAAPLRDGLKSLQLAFREASIVPDEPGQGPGEKFTGPVFG; encoded by the coding sequence ATGACTGACGCGACACCCCCCACCGACCCCGCTGCCGACGGCGCCCCCGACTACGACACCATGACCCGCGACATCGCGGACGTGCCCGCCGTCGAGGTGATCACCACGGTGGCCGTGCACCTGCTGAGCGCCGCGGCGGTCAACCTGGGCCTGGACAAGCCGGACTCCGAGCACAAGGACCTCGACGAGGCCCGCAAGCTGATCACGGCCCTGGCCGGCCTGGTCACCGCGAGCGCCACCGAGATCAGCTCCTTCCACGCCGCCCCGCTGCGCGACGGCCTGAAGTCGCTGCAGCTGGCCTTCCGCGAGGCTTCGATCGTGCCGGACGAGCCGGGCCAGGGCCCGGGCGAGAAGTTCACGGGTCCCGTCTTCGGCTGA